Proteins encoded together in one Hevea brasiliensis isolate MT/VB/25A 57/8 chromosome 16, ASM3005281v1, whole genome shotgun sequence window:
- the LOC110651264 gene encoding probable pectinesterase 53, whose translation MKLLFMLFLLANIANSLFTPNGSNSNRFMASEEGYQKWLKAKQLDSFKQAFFQKAKNKFKPCLTIKVNKKLSSGGLTTVQKALNSIPVVNNCRVIVSISAGTYREKVEIPASMAYITLTGAGADKTIIEWDDTADKMGHGGHPLGTYGSPTFAINSPYFIAKNITFKNKAPSPPSGALGKQAVALRISADTAAFIGCKFTGAQDTLYDHIGRHYFKECYIEGSVDFIFGNGLSLYEDCHLHAITNSFGALTAQKRESLLQETGFSFVNCKVTGSGALYLGRAWGTFSRVVFAYTYMDKIITPGGWSDWGDKNREMTVFYGQYKCSGPGADFGGRVSWSRELTDQEAKPFISISFIDGHEWLPRS comes from the exons ATGAAGCTGTTGTTTATGTTGTTTTTGCTTGCAAATATTGCAAATTCATTGTTTACTCCAAATGGGTCAAATTCTAATAGGTTTATGGCATCTGAAGAAGGATACCAGAAATGGCTAAAAGCAAAACAATTGGATTCTTTCAAGCAAGCTTTCTTCCAGAAAGCCAAAAACAAGTTCAAGCCTTGTTTAACCATAAAAGTGAACAAAAAATTAAGCTCAGGAGGTTTAACAACTGTGCAAAAAGCTCTCAATTCTATACCAGTTGTCAATAACTGCAGGGTGATTGTCTCCATTAGCGCAGGAACTTACAG GGAGAAGGTTGAGATTCCTGCAAGCATGGCTTACATTACCCTAACGGGAGCTGGAGCAGACAAGACGATCATTGAGTGGGATGATACAGCAGACAAAATGGGGCATGGAGGACATCCATTGGGTACATATGGCTCTCCAACATTTGCCATTAATTCTCCTTATTTTATTGCAAAGAACATTACCTTCAAG AACAAGGCCCCATCGCCACCTTCGGGAGCTCTGGGAAAGCAGGCAGTTGCGCTCCGAATTTCAGCGGACACTGCCGCATTTATTGGCTGCAAGTTCACTGGAGCACAAGACACCCTTTATGATCACATTGGCAGACATTACTTCAAGGAATGCTACATTGAAGGTTCTGTCGATTTCATATTTGGAAATGGGCTCTCACTCTATGAGGATTGCCATTTGCATGCTATCACGAATAGTTTTGGGGCCTTGACAGCACAGAAAAGAGAAAGCTTGCTTCAAGAAACGGGCTTCTCCTTCGTCAATTGCAAGGTTACAGGGTCAGGTGCTCTCTATTTGGGCAGAGCATGGGGCACTTTCTCAAGAGTTGTCTTCGCATACACTTACATGGACAAGATCATTACTCCTGGAGGATGGTCTGACTGGGGAGACAAAAACAGGGAAAT GACTGTATTTTATGGACAGTACAAGTGTTCAGGGCCAGGGGCAGATTTTGGAGGAAGAGTGTCATGGTCTAGGGAGCTCACTGATCAAGAGGCCAAGCCGTTTATTTCAATTAGTTTCATTGATGGCCATGAATGGCTTCCCAGATCATGA